GACGCTGGCGCCATCAGCGGTCTGATCCACACGGTCCCACCGTCCGACGACCCGATCGCGACCGAGCATGAAGGAGAAGCGCTGCTCGACCAGATCCGGCGCGGGCTGCGAGCGCTCCTGCTCGTGGAAGCGGCGCAGCGCTTCGAGTCCCGCGGTGAATCGCTCGGTCTCATGCTCGGGACTGATGAAGCCCTCGGCGAGCCACGCCGCACGGAAGGTGGCCTGGAGATCCGCGAGGCTCGGCTGCTCCCCTTCCCGCTTGCGGCGGAGGTAGTCCTTCACCGCCTCGTGCAGCGCGAGGCCGTAGATCATCGGTGGAGTCGGAAGTACCGGGATCTGTAGGACGTGCTTGAACCGATACAGCAGCGGGCAGCGGCGGTAGTCGTCGATGTCGCTGTAGGACACGGTGAGGACGTCATCGGGACCGAGCGCGGGCAGCGGTGCGTCGGCCTCCTCGGCGGGGACCTGGAATCGCTGCAGCTCCTCATACGCCGCGAGCCGTGCCGAGATCCGCTCCGGCTGGCGTCCAAGCGCCTCCCCGATGAAGCGGCTAGGTCGGAACGCGCGCGTTCCGCCGTAGTCGACGGCGTTCGTGAAATAGAAGGTGTCCTTCGCGCGTGTCATCGCCACATACGCGAGACGACGCTCCTCGGCGATGTGATTCTCCCGCGACGGCGGGGGTGATTTCGCCAGCGCTTCCGGCAGGGGCAGGGCGTCGGCACGCATCGACCCCGGGATCCGCTCGTCGGTGCAGTGGACCAGGAACACGACGGCGAATTCCAGGCCCTTCGCCTTATGGACCGAGAGCACGTTGACGCGCTCGGTCGATGTTTCGAAGTCGGCTGCCACCGGGTCGTCTCCCGCTTCGCGCAGCAGCTCCAGGTACGGAACGAAGAACGACGCCCGGTCGGTCGGGAGCGTGCGAGCCGCGGAGTGGACGAGCCGAAAGAACTTCGCGACGTTCTGGCCCTGCTCCTCCGCCAGCGCCGAATCCGGGTCGAGGTAGCGGGCGAGGAGCTTCGAGCGCTCGAGGAACTCATAAAGGAGCTCGGCCGTGGTGAGCTCGGTGGCTCGCTGCGCGTAGGTGGCGAGGTCCTCGCATAGCGACTTCGCGGCCAGGGTCGCCTCGGCTGAGAACCCCGACTCCGCGCGTGCGACCTCCTCGAACACCTCGCGGAGCGGTCGCTGGCGCCGGCCGCTCGCTTCCGCCGCGCGTGCGAGCTCCACCGCGGGGAAGGCGTAGAGCGAAGAGACGGCGAGGTTGTAGACGTGGCGAGAGTCGGACGGCAGCGCGACCGCCGAGAGGAACGAGATCAGGAGCCGGATCTCCGGCCGCTCGTACAGCTGCCCGCCGCCGGAGAAGTGCGCGGGGATCTGCCGGCGCGCAAGCGCGTTGAGGAACGGCGTCGCGTCGCTGTTGTTCCGAACGAGGATCGCGAAGTCGCCGTAGCGGCGCTGGTGCCGGAGCGCCTCGCGAGCGATGACATCCGCGACCTGCTCCGCCTCGTCAGCGCCGCTCACCTTCTGGATGTGGTCGACCTCGACGTCGGCCGCCGCGGCGCGACCCACGAGGTGTTTGTCGATGCCGAGCGTCGTCTCAAGCCGCTCGGGGTTGTGCTGGATGAGGCGGTACGCCGCGTCGAGCAGGCCCTGCGACGAGCGGCGGTTCTGGACGAGCGTCACGATGGCGGCCTCCGGGTAGGCCCGCGTGAATGCGTCGAAGTTCCCGAGGGTCGCCCCGCGCCAGGCGAAGATCGACTGGTCGTCGTCGCCGACCGCGGTGATGTTCCGGTGCGGCTCGACGAGCAGCCGCAGCAGCTTGAACTGCGCGTCGTTGGTGTCCTGGAACTCGTCGACCAGCACGAACCGGTAGCGGTTCTGGAGCCGGCGCGCGGCTGCAGGGTGATCGCGCAGCAGCCGCAGGCAGAGCGCGATCTGATCGCCGAAGTCGATGACGCCGGCCTTCTCCTTCAGCGCGGTGTAGGTCTGGTAGACCGCAGCGAGCTCCTCCTGGGCGTCAGCATCGTCGGCGCGCACTTCTGCATCGATGCCATCCCCCACCGCGTCGCGCAGCTTCTTCGCGTGCGCGGTGTACTGGTCTGGCGACACGTCCTCGTCGCGCGCGCGGCCGAACAGATCGAGGAGCGCGCGGACATACTCGAGGGGATCTCCGGCCGGGCGATAACGCCGCAGCGGCAGGTCGTACAGATGCTCGCGAACGAAGATGACCTGCTCGGCGCTCGAGAGGACGCGCAGCTCGCCGGAACGACCGAGCTCGAGCGCGAACTCGCGGAACACCTCATCGCCGAAGCCGTGAAAGGTCTTGATCGCCGCGTCGTTCAGCCCGAGCGGCGTGTTGATGTCGACACGCTCCTGCATCGCCGCGGCGGCCTTCTCGGTGAAGGTGACGGCCAGGATCTCGTGCGGCTTGGCGGCGCCGGAGGCGATGAGATGCACGACGCGAGCGGTGAGCACATGCGTCTTCCCCGTCCCGGCGCCGGCGACGATCAGCAGCGGCCCGGTCCCATGCTCGACCGCGCGGCGCTGTTCCTCGGTCAGTCCGCCGAGGATGTTGGGCTTCGGCTCGCCGAGGCCGAAAGCGAGCTGCTCGGTCATCAGGGGGGTCGCAGGGGCTTCTCCACCTGCGATAAGGAGGTCGGAAGCACTTCGCTCATTTGTTCTATTCTACGCAGGGGCTGCGCCCCTTCCACCCCCGGCACGGTGCCGATCACTTCTCGGCGAGGCTTTCGGCGAGAGCGACGAGGGTCCGGACGGCCGGGCCCTGGGGTCCGCGCGGTGAATAGGCGCGGTCTTTGTCGGACCAGTCGACGCTCGCGATGTCGAGATGCGCCCACTCGGTCCCGTCCTCGACCGCGGCCCACAGGAAGGCGGCCGCCTTGATCGCGCCGCCCTCGCGGCCGGCGCTGTTGCGGATGTCGGCGACCTCGCCCTTGATCTCGTCCTTGTATTCGTCCGTCAGTGGCATCGGCCACACCCGATCCCCTGCCGCGCCGGCCACGCCGCGCACGGTCTCAACGAACGCGTCGGGCTTGCCGAAGAGACCGATGAAGTACGGCCCGAGGGCGATGCTCACGGCGCCGGTCAGCGTCGCGATGTCGACGACACGCCGCGCTCCCTCGCGCTGCGCGAAGGTGATCCCGTCGATCAGGACGAGGCGGCCCTCGGCGTCGGTGTTGATCACCTCGACTGTCTTGCCGCTCATGCTGGTGAAGACGTCGCCTGGCTTCGTAGCGCCGCCGCCGGGGAGGTTCTCAGTGCACGGCGCGACGCCGATCACGTTCACGTTCGGTTTGAGGCGGCCGATGGCAGCGAGGGCGGCTATGACACTGGCCGCGCCGGTCATGTCGGCCTTCATGTGATGCATGTTGTCGGCGGGCTTGATCGAGATGCCGCCGGAGTCGAAGGTGATCCCCTTCCCCACGAAGGCGATGTCGTACTTCGACGCGCCGCGACCATTCCCGTTCTTCCCGCGGCGGCCGTGATACCGCATGACGATGAAGCGCGGCTCCTCATGGCTGCCCTGCGCGACGGAGAGGTAGCTGCCCA
This genomic stretch from Candidatus Limnocylindria bacterium harbors:
- a CDS encoding ATP-dependent DNA helicase, which translates into the protein MTEQLAFGLGEPKPNILGGLTEEQRRAVEHGTGPLLIVAGAGTGKTHVLTARVVHLIASGAAKPHEILAVTFTEKAAAAMQERVDINTPLGLNDAAIKTFHGFGDEVFREFALELGRSGELRVLSSAEQVIFVREHLYDLPLRRYRPAGDPLEYVRALLDLFGRARDEDVSPDQYTAHAKKLRDAVGDGIDAEVRADDADAQEELAAVYQTYTALKEKAGVIDFGDQIALCLRLLRDHPAAARRLQNRYRFVLVDEFQDTNDAQFKLLRLLVEPHRNITAVGDDDQSIFAWRGATLGNFDAFTRAYPEAAIVTLVQNRRSSQGLLDAAYRLIQHNPERLETTLGIDKHLVGRAAAADVEVDHIQKVSGADEAEQVADVIAREALRHQRRYGDFAILVRNNSDATPFLNALARRQIPAHFSGGGQLYERPEIRLLISFLSAVALPSDSRHVYNLAVSSLYAFPAVELARAAEASGRRQRPLREVFEEVARAESGFSAEATLAAKSLCEDLATYAQRATELTTAELLYEFLERSKLLARYLDPDSALAEEQGQNVAKFFRLVHSAARTLPTDRASFFVPYLELLREAGDDPVAADFETSTERVNVLSVHKAKGLEFAVVFLVHCTDERIPGSMRADALPLPEALAKSPPPSRENHIAEERRLAYVAMTRAKDTFYFTNAVDYGGTRAFRPSRFIGEALGRQPERISARLAAYEELQRFQVPAEEADAPLPALGPDDVLTVSYSDIDDYRRCPLLYRFKHVLQIPVLPTPPMIYGLALHEAVKDYLRRKREGEQPSLADLQATFRAAWLAEGFISPEHETERFTAGLEALRRFHEQERSQPAPDLVEQRFSFMLGRDRVVGRWDRVDQTADGASVVDYKSTAIDEGSDRPQQAANQDLQLRLYALAHEKMYGTRPAEAVLHFLETGERGVIKPTDTDMSVVRTVVTSTAAKIRDRAFAAAPIKGVKTCQQCAYHQICPSSLTVR
- a CDS encoding leucyl aminopeptidase, whose product is MKFRAVRASALGQVDAIIVPLNSDGGTPAGLPRSIKTVVDRIARGQAGAGRPYGVTSHHGEPLIVVVGAGRPADYDAERARNIAASGVKSLWRSNVKKVALFIAPNGLGEERAVQAAVEGAVYAMWRPEAHRTREEERRLPPLDSVLLVTEKPATKAIARGEAVGDAVNLQRRLANEPANKMTPTLLANEARAAAKEAGVQIEVLDAERCRALGMGSYLSVAQGSHEEPRFIVMRYHGRRGKNGNGRGASKYDIAFVGKGITFDSGGISIKPADNMHHMKADMTGAASVIAALAAIGRLKPNVNVIGVAPCTENLPGGGATKPGDVFTSMSGKTVEVINTDAEGRLVLIDGITFAQREGARRVVDIATLTGAVSIALGPYFIGLFGKPDAFVETVRGVAGAAGDRVWPMPLTDEYKDEIKGEVADIRNSAGREGGAIKAAAFLWAAVEDGTEWAHLDIASVDWSDKDRAYSPRGPQGPAVRTLVALAESLAEK